AGCAGGTCAGGTGCGCCGGGGTGGACGGCGATCACCAGGGGGTCGGCAAGCAAGGGAACGGCCCGGGCCTTGTAGTCCGTTTCCGGGTTTTGATGGACCATGAGCCGGTGGACGCGGTCCGGCACGACGGCCGCGTCCACTTTCCCGGCAACCACCAGTTCCACTGCCTGTTGCCAGGTCTTGGTCGTGCGCGGGATAGCCGATGGGAAAAAGGAGAGCATCAGTTGGTCCTGGATTGACCCGCCCATGGTGGCAACGACATGGCGCGGGTCGTTCAAAAGTCCAGGCAGATCCTCGCGGCCGCCCTTGTCCGCCTCCGGCCCATCGCGAGGCCGGAGGCCGCGCAGACGGGCCTCGCTGAGCCGGTTCACGACGAGGGTGATTCCGGAAATGAAATAGGGACGGCTGAAAAGCACGGACTGAGCCCGCTCCATGGTCTTGCTCAGCTCGCTGATCCCGATATCCGCGTGACCCTCGGCCACAGCCCGGACGACCTGGCTATAGGTGTCGCCGGCCGGCACGAAAACGGCATCCAGGCCGATGCTTTGCGCAAAGCCCCGGGCCAGGTCCACGTCCGCGCCGCGCAGTTCGCTATTTTCGCGGAAGACGAAAGGCGCAATGTCCATGTCCACGACTGCCACACGCAGGGTTCCCCGGGCCCGCAATCGCTCCAGGTCCGCGGACAGGGACCAGGACGGCGAGGCCGTCGCGATACTTGCCAGCAGGAACATGACGGTGATGAAACAGCGTGGCGACACGTTCTTCTCCTACATGCCAAGAAAAGGGTTCGAGGTTTGATGCCGACCCGGCTGGTCAAGGACTGACCTTACGGTGAAAATATCGGTGATGGTTTATCTTGCCGGGAGAAATGGTTGACACGTTTTGTTGCCGAGAAAATTCGCCGCAAATGTAGGGGCGGCCCTCGCGGCCGCCCTGGGTGGGCGAGGCAACGAGGAGCAACGACGAGCGAACAACCTTATCAACATGTTGATATGAGCGAAGGGCAGGCGCAAGGCCTGCCCCTACAGGACGTGATTATGCCCACGATCATCTGGAACAAGATGCCAATGTGTCAATCAGAACTGAACCATCCCAAATATCCTCATCCCGTGTCACTTCATTCGTGCCACATGAAAATTCGGTCTCGTCCGCATTGTCCAGGCGCTGCTGGGCCTGGACTTCGCCGGGCATGACCAGCCCGGCTAGGCAGAGCAGGAATGCCAGGGCCGCTGTTCCGAAAAGCTTTGACCACATACTTTCCATGACGTTCCCCCGTGGTTGGGTGTTGATGGTGTTGCCCAGGCCGTCTTGCTCATGAAATCATAACGCTTCGCTGATGGGCATGATGCCGGACTGCCGGGCGTCGTCGATGTCGATGATCGCGTAGCCTTCCGAGGTTTCCTCATTCATGGAATCGCTGATGAGGAAGGGCAGGGCTTCCAGGAATTGGTCATTGCCCTCGGACACGGCATTCTCGAAGGACGCGGTTCCGACCATGGTGGTCTCAATGCACAGGGTTTCTTCCTGGTCCTCGTCCAGATGGACGCAAACGAACATGTGGCCCGGCACGGAGACCAGAAACGTGCTCATTTCCAGTTTGCGGAAGACCGAGGCAAAGAGCGTGCTGCCTTCGACGCAGTTGGCCTGGGCCGAGCGGACCTGCTCGCCGATCAGTCGGACGTGCTGCATGGCCACGACTCCGGATTCCCCGGAGGACCTGGTGATGTTGCTGTACTTGAACCCCCGGGCCTGGATGGCCCGGTAAACGGCCTCGATCTCCTCGACCACTTCGTCGGCGTCTTTCTGATACGCGGCAAAGGAATCCACGTATCCGGCCTTGAGGGCCTCCCCCAACAATGCGTCCACCACCGGATGGTTCTCATTGACGTAGGCGGCAAACAGCCACGACGTGTCCACGAAGTCGCCCTCGTCGTCTTCGTAGCCCAGCATGCAGTCGTTGATGGTCCGCACGGGTACGCGCTTGCTTTTTTCAGCCACGGGCTGCCCGTTGACCAGAACCCGGGCCGTGACCACCTCCGGGAAAGGCTGACGAATGGCGAGCAGGGCGTCGTAATCGAACTTCAGGACCGGGTTTACCAGGTAGGTCTCCCCTTTTTTGGGCAACACGCCCTCCCAGACGCTGGGGCCGATCAGCTTGCCGCTGGATATTTCCACGCGCACGGGGGCCTGGTCGGCCGGCGCGACGATGATCACGCCCACGAACCCCCATGGGTCGCCCAGAATGGTGGGATCGGGGTCGTCGTCATCGTCCAGCATCGTGGAGGTGGCGATGATCAGCGAGGGAAAAATGCTGTCGTCGATCCCGACCTCAATATCCCATTCCAGGTCAGCCGCGTGAACGGGCACCACGAAAACCAGGGTGAGCAGCAGGATGCAAAGCAGGCGTGACATGGGCATGATTGTTCTCCGTAAGATTGCCGGGCAGGGTCGGCAGGTTGAATGGGTTTGAAAAGGCTGGGGGGCTGATGTTCCGAATCCGGTGAGGGATTATTTGGTCGGATCAAGGACGACGATCTCACCGGAGATGATCTTCGCCTTGGCCGACGCCACGGCATCGAGCACGGCCTGGGGGATGATGTCGCGGGTGTATTGAAAATCCGAGGTGCCGACCCCGCCTTCGGCCACGCCGAAGTGCCGCTCCCCGGGCTGGAGATTCCCTTCCACCAGGCTTCGGATGGTTTCATAAACAGCGACGTCGACGCGCTTGACCATGCTGGTTAACACCGTGCCCGGCGCCAGATGGTCCTGCGCGGAATCCACCCCGATGGCATAGAAGCCGTTCTCCTGGGCAGCGAAGATGACGCCGAGGCCTGTTCCTCCACTGGCATGGTAGACGATATCAGCCCCACGTTCGTGCTGGGAGGTGGCCAATTGATTGCCCAGTGCCGGGGCGCTGAAACTGCCCGCATAGTCAACCAGTACCTGGGCATCCGCATTGACAAAAGCGACTCCCTGTTCGAATCCGCCTTGAAATTTGCGTATGATCGGGACCTCCAACCCACCGACAAAACCAACAATATTGCTCTGGGTCATCATTCCCGCGAGTACGCCCACCAGAAATGAGCCGTCATGCTCCATGAAGAGCAACGAGGTGACGTTTGGGGCAGGTACCACGCTGTCAATAATGGCAAACCTGATGTGCGGGAAATCCCGGGCAACCTGCTCCAAGGCCGGAGCAAGTTGAAACCCGTTCGCGATAACCAGGTCGTAATCCTCCAGGGCAAATGATTTCAGGTGTTCATGCAAGTGTTCATCACCTCTTGGATCGATAAACTGGAAGGAGATGCCCATATCTTCCTTGGCCTTCCGCAGTCCATGCAGTGCGGCATCATTGAATGACAAGTCGCCCAAACCTCCCGTGGAGAAGACGATTCCCACTCGCTGTTCGCCTATAGCCACACCTGTCGCCGCACCTGTCGTGGCAACAGTTATGGCTATCAACAACAGCAAAACGAAAATCATCAAACGACCTGATCTCCGAAACATACAGACCACCTTTGTGTTAGAGTTGTTGGGTCACGACGTTTTCGCGAAGTCTGCCGAAGAACATATTCTTTCCGGCGGAAAACGGTATTTCAGTTACAGCCATATCCCTAACCACGGTTCCCCTGCTGTCGGGGTTGCCGGGGCCGGCGCAGCAACGCAACCAGGGCCAGGAACGCCGCGACCAGGCCGGCCAGGTTGGAAAGGCCCGGAGGGAAATGAAAGCCGATGGGGGCCTGGAGGATGAAGGAAACGGTTACCGCGGTCATGAACAGGGCCGGGAGCGTGGCGATCCAATGGCATTTGGCCTGCTGTCGCAGAAAGATGGCCGCGGACCAGAGCACCAGCATGGCCAGGGTCTGGTTGCTCCAGCCGAAATAGCGCCAGATGATCAGGAAGTCCTGGGTGGAGACAAGAAAGGCCGCGATGAACAGCGGAACGGCCAGGGCCAGTCTTTTAGCCGCCCGGGCCTGGCTGAGGCTGAGCGTTTCCGCGATGATCAGGCGGCAGGACCGAAAGGCCGTGTCCCCGGAGGTGACGGGCAGGACGATCACGCCCAGGATAGCCAGGAACCCGCCCACCGGACCGAGCAAGGTGCGGCAGACCTGTTCCACCACCAGGGAGGGCGTGCCGCTTTGAATGACCTGAAAGAGGGCCTCGGGCCCGTAAAACAGCGTCATTCCAGCCGCGGCCCAGACCAGGGCGATGATCCCCTCGGCAATCATCGCGCCATAGAACACCAGCCGCCCGCTGGATTCGTTGCGGATGCAGCGGGCCATGAGCGGGGACTGGGTGGAATGAAACCCGCTGATGGCCCCGCAGGACAGGGTGATGAACAGCAGCGGCCAGATGGGCAGGCCTTGCGGATGCGTGTTCACGGTAATGTCCAGGTTCGGCAGAACCGGAGCCTCGCCCAGGGCCATGCCCATGAGCACACCGAGGGTCATGAACAGCAAGAGCGCGCCGAAAAAGGGGTACAAACGGCCGATGATCTTGTCGATGGGCAGGATGGTGGCCAGGAAATAATACCCGAAGATGCAGGCCACCAGGAACTGAACGTTCAGGCCGGTCAGACTGCCCAGAAGCTGGGCCGGGCTGAGGACGAAAACCACGCCCACCAGCAACAGCAGCAACAGGGAAAAGAAGCGCATCACCCAGCGGGCACGGTGCCCCAGGAACAACCCCACCACCTCCGGAATGGACGCGCCCTTGTTGCGCACCGAAAGCATCCCGCTGAGATAATCGTGCACCGCGCCCGCGAAAATCGCGCCCACGACGATCCAGACCAGGGCTATGGGGCCGTAGAGCGCCCCCAGGATCGGCCCGAAGATCGGCCCGATCCCGGCGATGTCCAAAAGTTGGATGAAAAAGACCTTCCAGGTGGGCATGGAGGCGTAGTCCACGCCGTCGGCCATGGTGGAACAGGGAGTCGGACGACTGGAGTCCGGGCCGAAAACGCGCTCCACCACCTTTCCGTAGGTGAGGTAGCCCAGAACGAGCAGGCCGATGCACAAAAGCAAGGTTGTCATTTCAGTTGCCTCTTTCCCATATGTTCAATGCACGCATGTCGAGCACTCCAGCGAAACTTCTCTTTTCATCGTCTGACCAAGATGGTTAACCACGGGGCACACGGGGAGAAATAAATGATTTTACGGAACATGTTCCCCCGTGCCCCTCGTGATCCCCGTGGTTACGAATCCGCGATGAGCATGTGGTGGATGATTTTGCCCTGAAACATGGTCAGGGTGACCCTGGCCTGGGAGATTTCGTCGGCCGGAACCTTGAGGATGTCGCGGTCCAGGACAATGAGATCGGCGGATTTGCCGACCGTGATGGACCCGGTGACGGTTTCCTGAAAGTCGGCATAGGCGCCGCCCAGGGTGTGGGCGTGGAGCATGGCGGCGAGACTGACGCACTGGGCCGGGTTGTAGGACTGGGCCGGGACCGGGCCCTGATCAGGAATCAGTCCGCGGCGGGTGACGCCGATCTGGATGGATTCCAGGGGATTGAAGGTGTTCAGTTCCCCGCTGAATGGCCAGTCCGTGCCGCAGGTCAGGACCGCGCCGCTATTCAGGAGGTCCATGACCGGGTACAGGCTCCAGGCCCGCTGCTCCCCTAATGAAACCAGGGTTGTCCGGGCAAAATGCTTTTCCTCGCAAAACCAGATCGGCTGGAGGTTGGCGATGACTCCCAGGGCCTGGAAGCGGGGAATGTCCCGGGGATGGATCAGGTCGGCATGGGCGATCATGTGCCTAGTGCCGGGACGGGTGCCAGGACGTGCGCCCGGAAGTGTTTTTGGGCGGCCGTTTTCACGCTGGGCCTGCTCTACTGCATCCAGAGCCAGGCGAACGCCCTGATCGCCCACGGCGTGAAAATGGATCTGGAAGCCGTGGGCGTCCAGGGCCGTGACAATCCGTTGCAGCTCGTCCACGGGCCACAGGCATTCGCCCCGGTAGCCCGGCATGTCCGCGTAGGGTTCCAGGAGCAGCGCGGTGCGGCCTTCGATCACCCCGTCCACGAAAATTTTGGCCGTGCGCGGCGTGAGCAACGCGGATTGAAAGGACTCCCGGAGATGGAGCAGGTGATCAATCTGGGCCAGGCCTTTTTCCGGTTCGCAGAGCAGGGAGGCCTGCACCCGCATGTGCAGGTCGCCGTCGC
This portion of the Desulfonatronum sp. SC1 genome encodes:
- a CDS encoding BMP family protein codes for the protein MIFVLLLLIAITVATTGAATGVAIGEQRVGIVFSTGGLGDLSFNDAALHGLRKAKEDMGISFQFIDPRGDEHLHEHLKSFALEDYDLVIANGFQLAPALEQVARDFPHIRFAIIDSVVPAPNVTSLLFMEHDGSFLVGVLAGMMTQSNIVGFVGGLEVPIIRKFQGGFEQGVAFVNADAQVLVDYAGSFSAPALGNQLATSQHERGADIVYHASGGTGLGVIFAAQENGFYAIGVDSAQDHLAPGTVLTSMVKRVDVAVYETIRSLVEGNLQPGERHFGVAEGGVGTSDFQYTRDIIPQAVLDAVASAKAKIISGEIVVLDPTK
- a CDS encoding carbon starvation protein A translates to MTTLLLCIGLLVLGYLTYGKVVERVFGPDSSRPTPCSTMADGVDYASMPTWKVFFIQLLDIAGIGPIFGPILGALYGPIALVWIVVGAIFAGAVHDYLSGMLSVRNKGASIPEVVGLFLGHRARWVMRFFSLLLLLLVGVVFVLSPAQLLGSLTGLNVQFLVACIFGYYFLATILPIDKIIGRLYPFFGALLLFMTLGVLMGMALGEAPVLPNLDITVNTHPQGLPIWPLLFITLSCGAISGFHSTQSPLMARCIRNESSGRLVFYGAMIAEGIIALVWAAAGMTLFYGPEALFQVIQSGTPSLVVEQVCRTLLGPVGGFLAILGVIVLPVTSGDTAFRSCRLIIAETLSLSQARAAKRLALAVPLFIAAFLVSTQDFLIIWRYFGWSNQTLAMLVLWSAAIFLRQQAKCHWIATLPALFMTAVTVSFILQAPIGFHFPPGLSNLAGLVAAFLALVALLRRPRQPRQQGNRG
- a CDS encoding amidohydrolase, whose translation is MNHRQPYADSVLLAGRVAGPGVAKGGPVAPDACSNAVAVRQGRIAAIDTAREIRAWIGPNTEVVDVAGGLILPGFRDAHIHPILGGMNLVECNLTGLVERDACLAHIASYARANQDQNFIRGGGWLPDLAPLREHLDAIVPDRPVLLKSIDGHNAWVNTRALELAGITRDTPNPPGGIIERDAHSGDATGILREWTAMDLVESRLPAPTLRDRVMAGWAFLQRAADMGIVSVHEAMAHEEELLAYQALERDGDLHMRVQASLLCEPEKGLAQIDHLLHLRESFQSALLTPRTAKIFVDGVIEGRTALLLEPYADMPGYRGECLWPVDELQRIVTALDAHGFQIHFHAVGDQGVRLALDAVEQAQRENGRPKTLPGARPGTRPGTRHMIAHADLIHPRDIPRFQALGVIANLQPIWFCEEKHFARTTLVSLGEQRAWSLYPVMDLLNSGAVLTCGTDWPFSGELNTFNPLESIQIGVTRRGLIPDQGPVPAQSYNPAQCVSLAAMLHAHTLGGAYADFQETVTGSITVGKSADLIVLDRDILKVPADEISQARVTLTMFQGKIIHHMLIADS
- a CDS encoding ABC transporter substrate-binding protein, producing the protein MSPRCFITVMFLLASIATASPSWSLSADLERLRARGTLRVAVVDMDIAPFVFRENSELRGADVDLARGFAQSIGLDAVFVPAGDTYSQVVRAVAEGHADIGISELSKTMERAQSVLFSRPYFISGITLVVNRLSEARLRGLRPRDGPEADKGGREDLPGLLNDPRHVVATMGGSIQDQLMLSFFPSAIPRTTKTWQQAVELVVAGKVDAAVVPDRVHRLMVHQNPETDYKARAVPLLADPLVIAVHPGAPDLL